AATTTAGAGGTGTTATTTGTATATTCATTTGTGATAttcttaataatatttatattaatacattGTACTTCTAAATCCGACGTccaataaaattgataattttaaacCCTAGGATTGGACACTTTTAATGGGTTGTAAATTCACTAACCCAGCCCAGTAACAAAGTGTCAAAGACGGCCCAATTGGTGGCTTAGGCTCTGACTGTGCAAGAGATTCCGagcatgaagaagaggaagCGCCCAGCGGTGTCGGGGCGGCGGCCGGCTACCCATCCTCGGAACAAGTATTTCGACAACCCGCCGGACTTCGGCGTCTTGGCCTCGCTCTACCCGTCCTTCGAGCCCTTTGTCTTCTACTCTCGGGACGGTCGGCCCAGAATCGACTGGACCGATTACAATGCCACCAGAGAGCTCACTAGGGTTTTACTTCTTCACGATCATGGTCTCAACTGGTACTAGTAGACACTGCCACtttaaattctttcttttttgttaaatttttaggGTTTCCAGCTGATTCTCCTTCCTTATTTTGCTTGTCTGTGTATTTTCTATCTTGCTGATTTGGTTTTGTTCCCCGTTTGGTTTGCGAGAAAATATGATCTGAGAAAATAAGAGGTGAGCTTTGGGTCcatattatgttttcttttcgCTATTCACtaatttagtaattaattaagctcTTAGGGCATTTGTTGGCAGCGGTTTCGGGATTCATTTTGGGGTTTCATAGATGCAAGTTATTTCCCCTGTTGGATTATCTATTGCTTCCTTTTCGTGGGCTTCAAAGCTTGCTCACTGAACAATTTCATAAAATAGACAATAATTACTGATCTATTTGTTGTTTcacattcttttcttcttaaattCAAAAACTTCCCTTACTGAGATAACAATTGAACTTACTCAGCTAACGGATCATTTTTCCCCTGCAATATATGATTTCGAATCTTCTATGGTGGGTAGTATTAGCTGTATGATTAATCCACAAGTGTAATGTTGTAGGTGGATTCCTGATGGGCAGCTCTGCCCTACTGTACCGAACAGATCTAATTATATCCACTGGATTGAAGACCTATTATCATCAGACATTATATCAAAAGGCAGTGTTGAAGATAATGGTGAATTTGTAAGGGGTTTTGATATTGGAACTGGAGCCAACTGCATATACCCACTTCTCGGTGCTTCCCTTAGGGGATGGAGTTTTGTTGGATCAGGTAGTTCCTTTTGGAATATGTGTTGCATTTCTCAAGTTTTTTGTTTCTGCAAAATGTTCAGGTACTGTACAAAGTTAAGTGAAGTTTTAATATTGCTTGGCAGATGCGACCGATGTTGCATTAGAGTGGGCAGAgagaaatgttaaaaataatccACACATTTCTCATCTAATTGAAGTTAGAAAGGTTGACAATGGTGAGAAGATTTATGTGCAAGGGCCACGTAATGAACAGTCTGTCAACAGTGGAAGCAGTTCAGACATAAATGAAATTGAGGCCAATAAGGAAGATCTTTCTTCCTCATATTCATACACAGTGCACTCAGGTGTGAGTAAGAGTTACTGTGGACCGCGTATACTTCTTGGTGTTGTTCAGGAGGGTGAGAAATTTGACTTCTGTATGTGTAATCCACCATTTTTTGAGACAATGGAGGAAGCAGGACTAAATCCAAAAACTTCATGTGGCGGGACTCCAGAGGAGATGGTTTGTCCTGGTGGAGAAGAGGCTTTCATCTGTCGTATCATTCAAGATAGTGTTGAATTAAATCAAACTTTTCGGTATCACCTCTGCTAGTTATCCTGCTTGTTAAACCCCTCCAccgaaaaaaaagaaacaaataaaatctGAATTATTATTTCTGTTTCATTTTTAATGCCTCAAGGTTCTCATGTATGAGGTAAACTAACTGCTGGagtatatactttttttttttcccagctGGTATACATCAATGGTAGGAAGAAAATCAAACCTCAAAGTTCTAACATCGAAACTTCGTGAGGTTGGAGTGACTATAGTTAAGACAACTGAATTCGTCCAAGGCAAAACTTGCCGATGGGGCCTTGCATGGTCATTTATGCCTCCGGTGAGGAAGATAATTTCAAATCATGTTACTGAGAAGAATGCCATGTCTTTCACACTTGAGGTGTGTatattgttttcatattttgtcaATCAAGATATGATTATATTGCACATATATGCAAGACTTAATGATGGGGAAGCTATTTTGGAACTATTTTGTACCTTGATGAGGAATGCATAATCCTCCTATGCTCCTTGCCCTTCCTGTTCCCTGCACTAGTTTACTCTAAAGATTTGCTGGGATACCACCCAGTAAATATGGATAAAGATCAAACCAACCTGTGTCTGCTATAGATAAAACTGTATGGCAATTTTCATAAACCATTGTAGTGCCTGGTTGCAGTGTCATTTTGAGCAAAGGTGATTAGTGGAGCTTGCTGCTGCTTGTAGCCCATCCTCTTCAACTTAGCCCCTGCACTTTTGCCATAAATGTCCACTTAAGCTATAAACTAGTGCTTTAATTTCCATTCAAATGTTGATTCTTTTGTTGGTACTGGTGCCTAAAACAGATGAAACAACTCTAGCCTGTACTGCTTTTCATCAACTTCTCCTGGTAGTTCAGTAATTGTATCAATCAGCTCCAGTACCTTGCATTTGAAATCTTATTTAGTTACACTTTATGGAATATCTGAAAATTGAGGTGTCCATAAATTGAATGAACTG
This window of the Diospyros lotus cultivar Yz01 chromosome 5, ASM1463336v1, whole genome shotgun sequence genome carries:
- the LOC127802812 gene encoding uncharacterized protein LOC127802812 isoform X1; the encoded protein is MKKRKRPAVSGRRPATHPRNKYFDNPPDFGVLASLYPSFEPFVFYSRDGRPRIDWTDYNATRELTRVLLLHDHGLNWWIPDGQLCPTVPNRSNYIHWIEDLLSSDIISKGSVEDNGEFVRGFDIGTGANCIYPLLGASLRGWSFVGSDATDVALEWAERNVKNNPHISHLIEVRKVDNGEKIYVQGPRNEQSVNSGSSSDINEIEANKEDLSSSYSYTVHSGVSKSYCGPRILLGVVQEGEKFDFCMCNPPFFETMEEAGLNPKTSCGGTPEEMVCPGGEEAFICRIIQDSVELNQTFRWYTSMVGRKSNLKVLTSKLREVGVTIVKTTEFVQGKTCRWGLAWSFMPPVRKIISNHVTEKNAMSFTLEGLHRQFSAIHVLQAAESYFCSAGASCKSNASAFTIDITVSSNDCDGILKNELRNMNDAAHGQYEQVTSIVSHPILPPHDMSFRISVFQQIPGTLLLRGSLQHRESPVAGVRFSLIFLKLEQVLKERFCREKAPTDRH
- the LOC127802812 gene encoding uncharacterized protein LOC127802812 isoform X2; the protein is MKKRKRPAVSGRRPATHPRNKYFDNPPDFGVLASLYPSFEPFVFYSRDGRPRIDWTDYNATRELTRVLLLHDHGLNWWIPDGQLCPTVPNRSNYIHWIEDLLSSDIISKGSVEDNGEFVRGFDIGTGANCIYPLLGASLRGWSFVGSDATDVALEWAERNVKNNPHISHLIEVRKVDNGEKIYVQGPRNEQSVNSGSSSDINEIEANKEDLSSSYSYTVHSGVSKSYCGPRILLGVVQEGEKFDFCMCNPPFFETMEEAGLNPKTSCGGTPEEMVCPGGEEAFICRIIQDSVELNQTFRWYTSMVGRKSNLKVLTSKLREVGVTIVKTTEFVQGKTCRWGLAWSFMPPVRKIISNHVTEKNAMSFTLEITVSSNDCDGILKNELRNMNDAAHGQYEQVTSIVSHPILPPHDMSFRISVFQQIPGTLLLRGSLQHRESPVAGVRFSLIFLKLEQVLKERFCREKAPTDRH
- the LOC127802812 gene encoding uncharacterized protein LOC127802812 isoform X3, which translates into the protein MKKRKRPAVSGRRPATHPRNKYFDNPPDFGVLASLYPSFEPFVFYSRDGRPRIDWTDYNATRELTRVLLLHDHGLNWWIPDGQLCPTVPNRSNYIHWIEDLLSSDIISKGSVEDNGEFVRGFDIGTGANCIYPLLGASLRGWSFVGSDATDVALEWAERNVKNNPHISHLIEVRKVDNGEKIYVQGPRNEQSVNSGSSSDINEIEANKEDLSSSYSYTVHSGVSKSYCGPRILLGVVQEGEKFDFCMCNPPFFETMEEAGLNPKTSCGGTPEEMVCPGGEEAFICRIIQDSVELNQTFRWYTSMVGRKSNLKVLTSKLREVGVTIVKTTEFVQGKTCRWGLAWSFMPPVRKIISNHVTEKNAMSFTLEGLHRQFSAIHVLQAAESYFCSAGASCKSNASAFTID